Proteins encoded within one genomic window of Polaribacter sp. NJDZ03:
- a CDS encoding AraC family transcriptional regulator encodes MGQTLIIKNMVCARCKSTIIALLTRNGLDIESIELGKVVVKQDLNSNYDTIKTALKDLGFELIEDEAKVLVEQVKVIVIQCISENNSDHIISKITKEIGKNDSAISKLFSKSEGITLEKYIINLKIEKVKEYIQLNQLNFSEIAYNLNYNNSSHLAKQFKSITGMSMSEYRKSQDWDRKELDQIV; translated from the coding sequence ATGGGACAAACGTTAATTATAAAAAATATGGTTTGTGCTAGATGCAAATCTACAATTATAGCATTATTAACACGTAATGGTTTAGATATTGAATCGATAGAATTAGGAAAAGTTGTTGTCAAACAAGATTTAAACAGCAATTATGATACTATAAAAACAGCTCTTAAAGACCTGGGATTTGAGTTGATTGAAGATGAAGCTAAAGTGTTAGTAGAACAAGTTAAAGTGATTGTAATTCAGTGTATTTCAGAAAACAATTCAGATCATATTATTTCGAAAATCACAAAAGAGATTGGTAAAAACGATTCGGCAATTAGTAAGCTTTTTAGTAAATCGGAAGGTATTACGCTAGAGAAGTATATCATCAACTTAAAAATTGAAAAAGTAAAAGAATACATACAATTAAATCAATTAAACTTTTCTGAAATAGCATACAATCTCAATTATAACAATAGCAGTCATTTAGCAAAACAGTTTAAATCTATAACAGGAATGTCTATGTCTGAGTATCGAAAATCACAAGATTGGGATCGGAAAGAATTAGACCAAATTGTATAA
- a CDS encoding TolC family protein, which yields MNSQELETYIKEALENSPEIQKFELHYRIATEKVNEVNTLPNTEFSAGYFVLEPETRTGTQRFKVSAKQMLPWFGTITSRENYASSLADTKYEDIVIAKRKLMVSVSQSYYKLYVNKAKQAILIENSKLLKTYETLALKSIEVGKSSAVDVFKLQMRQNELEQLRLVLEQQYLSEQTVFNNLLNREKDIQIEVIDALLMPSKDFEITSSNLGLHPELLKYDKLFQSVEQSEFLNQKESNPSFGFGVDYINIQAGPDITFSEKGKDIFMPTVSLSIPIFNKKYKSKTKQNELQQQEIEAQKQERYNTLETLLDKAINDRSSARISYNTQVKNLQQAKDAEDILIRSYETGTIDFNDVLDIQELQLKFQMNQVEAIYNYYIQTTSIHYLIQ from the coding sequence ATGAATAGTCAAGAATTAGAAACCTATATTAAGGAGGCTTTAGAAAATAGTCCTGAAATTCAGAAATTCGAGTTGCATTATCGTATTGCTACAGAAAAAGTAAATGAAGTAAACACGTTACCGAACACCGAATTTAGTGCAGGTTATTTTGTGTTAGAACCAGAAACGAGAACAGGAACTCAGCGATTTAAAGTATCAGCAAAACAAATGTTGCCTTGGTTTGGAACAATTACTTCTCGCGAAAATTATGCAAGTTCTTTGGCAGATACTAAATACGAAGACATTGTAATTGCTAAACGAAAATTAATGGTTTCCGTTTCTCAATCTTATTACAAATTATACGTAAACAAAGCAAAACAGGCTATTTTAATTGAAAATAGTAAACTGCTTAAAACTTATGAAACGTTGGCTTTAAAATCGATTGAAGTTGGTAAGTCTTCTGCAGTTGATGTTTTTAAACTGCAAATGCGTCAGAATGAATTAGAGCAATTAAGACTGGTTTTAGAGCAACAATATTTATCAGAACAGACGGTTTTTAATAATCTGTTGAATAGAGAAAAGGATATTCAAATTGAGGTTATTGATGCTTTGCTAATGCCCTCTAAAGATTTTGAAATTACTTCTAGTAATTTAGGATTACATCCTGAATTATTAAAATATGACAAACTATTTCAATCCGTAGAACAATCCGAATTTCTGAATCAGAAAGAAAGTAACCCATCATTTGGTTTTGGGGTCGATTATATTAATATTCAAGCAGGACCCGACATCACTTTTAGTGAAAAAGGTAAAGATATTTTTATGCCAACCGTATCATTATCTATTCCGATATTCAATAAAAAATATAAATCGAAAACGAAACAAAACGAGTTACAGCAACAAGAAATTGAAGCTCAAAAACAAGAACGTTACAATACTTTAGAAACGCTTTTAGATAAGGCGATAAACGATCGGTCTTCTGCAAGAATTAGTTACAATACACAAGTTAAAAATTTACAGCAAGCTAAAGATGCGGAAGATATTTTAATTAGAAGTTACGAAACTGGAACGATCGATTTTAATGATGTTTTAGATATTCAAGAATTGCAATTGAAGTTTCAAATGAATCAAGTTGAAGCCATTTATAATTATTATATTCAAACAACGAGTATTCACTATTTAATTCAATAA
- a CDS encoding four helix bundle protein translates to MEKSILKDKSYAFAILIVKLSQLLVSKKKEYVLSKQLLRSGTAVGALIREAEFTQSKADFIHKMSISLKEANETLYWIDLLKDTNYIDIQQYKIHYNLNKELVAMLVSSIKTAKSKL, encoded by the coding sequence ATGGAAAAAAGTATTTTAAAAGATAAAAGTTATGCCTTTGCTATTTTAATTGTGAAGTTATCTCAATTATTAGTTTCTAAAAAAAAGGAATATGTTTTAAGTAAACAACTTTTAAGAAGTGGTACAGCTGTTGGTGCGTTAATTCGTGAAGCAGAATTTACTCAGAGTAAAGCAGATTTTATTCACAAAATGAGTATTTCTCTAAAAGAAGCAAATGAGACATTGTATTGGATCGATTTATTAAAAGACACCAATTATATTGATATACAACAGTATAAAATTCATTATAATTTGAATAAAGAATTAGTAGCTATGTTAGTGAGTTCTATAAAAACAGCAAAATCTAAGTTATAA
- a CDS encoding efflux RND transporter permease subunit — protein sequence MLNRSIKFLIENKIVAVLLLVLFVGWGTVNAPFNWNTGFLPSDPVAVDAIPDIGENQQIVFTKWDGRSPQDIEDQITYPLTTSLLGIPGVKTIRSSSMFGFSSIYIIFEEDIEFYWSRSRILEKLNSLPSGLLPEGVNPALGPDATGLGQIYWYTLEGRDKDGNVTGGWDLQELRSIQDYYVKYALSSASGVSEVASIGGYVQEYQVDVNPELMRQYNIGLNQVVKAVKSSNQDIGAQTLEINQAEYLVRGLGYIKSVEDIENAVVTSKDFTAIKIKDIGKVSLGPAARRGLLDKEGAEVVGGVVVARYGANPMEVITNVKEKIAELKGGLPTKVLADGRTSQLTVVPFYDRSELIVETLDTLTEALTLEILITILVIIIMVFNLRASILISGLLPVAILMVFVTMKLFNVDANIVALSGIAIAIGTMVDVGVILAENMIRHLDEEKVKSEKLRVKNENVIPTEQGTSDEESMISTVQNNKLSINEIIYNATAEVSGAILTAVLTTIISFVPVFTMIGAEGKLFRPLAFTKTMALSASLVIALFIIPPLAAFLFRKTTLKKSFKYIVSGVLILAGLVIVISGFWLGFIVVAFGIVSFLSLYFNKTEINFSLFTFHFSLSKNLVNIIISSAAIVFLLAEYWRPLGFNRSIFINLIFVAIICFGILGLFSIFRKYYGQILEWALANKMFFLMVPITVLVSGFWIMNNTGKEFMPSLNEGSFLLMPTSLPHSGVEENKRVLQQLDMAVATIPEIETVVGKAGRTESALDPAPLSMYENMIQYKSEYMRNSEGKRQRYKVNADGYFILKDGSLCVNNSMQMEKTSQVSKTCEVSSEQLIEDSDGEFYRNWRPEIKNPDDIWKEIIKVTKLPGVTSAPKLQPIETRLVMLQTGMRAPMGIKVKGQDLKQIEAFGLKLESLLKQAEGVKVEAVFADRIVGKPYLLIDIDREKIARYGISIEDVQSVLKVAIGGMELTQTVEGRERYGVRVRYPRELRGNPEDIKDIYIPVEKGSPVPLSELATIRYEQGPQVIKSEDTFLVGYVLFDKIDGFAEVAVVENAQALFQQKIDSGELIVPKGISYKFTGTYENQLRAEKTLAIVVPLALAIIFLILYFQFKSVTTSLMVFTGIAVAFAGGFIMIWLYGQDWFFNFSFFGENMRDLFNMKTINLSVAVWVGFIALFGIATDDGVVMATYLTQTFDREKPSDKMSIRASALEAAKKRIRPCLMTTVTTILALLPVLTSTGKGSDIMIPMAIPIFGGMVIDITSYFIVPVLYSWREEVKLKRVKSLK from the coding sequence ATGCTAAATAGAAGCATCAAATTCTTAATAGAGAATAAAATCGTAGCCGTATTATTACTTGTCCTTTTTGTAGGATGGGGAACTGTAAACGCACCTTTTAATTGGAATACTGGTTTTTTACCAAGTGATCCTGTGGCCGTAGATGCCATTCCTGATATTGGTGAAAATCAACAAATTGTATTCACAAAGTGGGATGGTCGTTCGCCACAAGATATCGAAGACCAAATTACTTATCCTTTAACCACCTCCTTATTGGGTATTCCTGGAGTAAAAACCATTCGTAGTTCGTCTATGTTTGGCTTCTCTAGTATTTATATTATTTTTGAAGAAGACATTGAGTTTTATTGGAGCCGAAGTCGGATTTTAGAAAAACTAAATTCACTACCAAGCGGCTTATTACCAGAAGGCGTTAACCCTGCTTTAGGACCAGATGCAACAGGATTAGGTCAGATTTACTGGTACACTTTAGAAGGTAGAGATAAAGACGGAAACGTTACTGGTGGATGGGATTTACAAGAATTACGAAGCATACAAGATTACTACGTAAAATATGCATTATCTTCCGCAAGTGGCGTTTCAGAAGTAGCTTCAATTGGAGGTTATGTTCAGGAATATCAAGTAGATGTGAATCCGGAATTAATGCGTCAGTATAATATTGGTTTAAACCAAGTTGTAAAAGCGGTTAAAAGTAGTAATCAAGATATTGGTGCACAAACCTTAGAAATCAATCAAGCAGAGTATTTAGTACGTGGTTTAGGATATATAAAATCGGTAGAAGATATTGAAAATGCAGTGGTAACTTCTAAAGATTTTACAGCTATTAAAATTAAAGACATTGGTAAAGTTTCTTTAGGTCCTGCAGCACGACGTGGATTATTAGATAAAGAAGGTGCAGAAGTTGTTGGTGGTGTTGTAGTTGCTAGATATGGAGCAAATCCTATGGAAGTAATTACCAATGTAAAAGAAAAAATAGCCGAACTAAAAGGAGGTTTACCAACGAAGGTATTAGCAGACGGACGAACATCTCAACTAACAGTGGTTCCTTTTTACGATCGTTCTGAACTTATTGTAGAAACCTTAGACACACTTACCGAAGCATTAACTTTAGAGATTTTAATTACCATTTTGGTAATTATAATTATGGTTTTTAATTTAAGAGCTTCTATTTTAATTTCTGGTTTGTTACCTGTAGCTATTTTAATGGTGTTTGTGACGATGAAACTATTTAATGTGGATGCAAATATTGTGGCACTTTCGGGTATTGCAATCGCTATTGGAACTATGGTAGATGTAGGCGTCATACTTGCCGAAAATATGATTCGCCATCTTGATGAGGAGAAAGTGAAGAGTGAAAAGTTAAGAGTGAAGAATGAAAACGTCATTCCGACAGAGCAAGGCACGAGCGACGAGGAATCTATGATTTCTACTGTTCAAAACAACAAACTTTCAATAAATGAAATTATTTACAACGCTACCGCGGAAGTTTCCGGAGCCATATTAACAGCGGTTTTAACAACTATTATTAGTTTTGTGCCTGTATTCACAATGATAGGTGCAGAAGGTAAATTGTTTAGACCTTTGGCTTTTACAAAAACAATGGCATTATCTGCTTCTTTAGTAATTGCTTTGTTTATAATTCCGCCTTTAGCAGCTTTTTTATTCCGTAAAACAACGCTAAAAAAATCGTTTAAATACATTGTAAGCGGTGTTTTAATTCTTGCCGGACTTGTAATTGTAATAAGTGGGTTTTGGTTAGGTTTTATAGTAGTAGCTTTCGGAATTGTGTCCTTTTTAAGTTTGTATTTTAATAAAACTGAAATAAACTTTTCGCTTTTCACTTTTCATTTTTCACTTTCAAAAAACCTTGTAAATATTATTATTTCTTCGGCGGCAATTGTATTTCTATTGGCTGAATATTGGAGACCTTTAGGTTTTAATAGAAGTATTTTTATCAACTTAATTTTTGTGGCTATTATTTGCTTCGGAATTTTAGGACTGTTTTCTATTTTTAGAAAATATTACGGGCAAATCTTAGAATGGGCTTTAGCGAATAAGATGTTCTTTTTAATGGTTCCGATCACCGTTCTTGTTTCTGGATTTTGGATTATGAACAATACTGGTAAAGAATTTATGCCTTCTTTAAATGAAGGATCTTTTCTTCTGATGCCAACATCGTTGCCACATTCTGGAGTTGAAGAAAACAAACGTGTGTTACAGCAATTAGATATGGCAGTTGCCACCATTCCAGAAATTGAAACTGTGGTTGGAAAAGCTGGTAGAACAGAGTCTGCTTTAGATCCTGCGCCTTTATCGATGTACGAAAACATGATTCAGTATAAATCGGAATACATGCGTAATTCCGAAGGAAAAAGACAACGTTATAAAGTGAATGCCGATGGTTATTTTATATTAAAAGACGGTAGTTTGTGCGTAAATAATTCTATGCAAATGGAAAAGACCTCACAGGTTTCAAAAACCTGTGAGGTCTCTAGCGAACAACTAATAGAAGACAGCGACGGAGAATTTTACCGCAACTGGCGACCAGAAATTAAGAATCCAGATGATATTTGGAAAGAAATCATAAAAGTAACTAAGTTACCAGGCGTTACATCTGCTCCCAAATTACAACCTATAGAAACCCGATTGGTGATGCTTCAAACAGGGATGCGAGCACCTATGGGAATTAAGGTAAAAGGACAAGATTTAAAACAAATTGAAGCTTTTGGACTAAAACTAGAAAGTCTTTTAAAACAAGCGGAAGGCGTTAAAGTAGAAGCTGTTTTTGCCGATAGAATTGTTGGTAAACCGTATTTATTGATTGATATTGATAGAGAAAAAATAGCACGATATGGAATTTCAATCGAAGATGTACAGAGTGTGCTAAAAGTGGCTATTGGCGGAATGGAATTAACCCAAACTGTGGAAGGTAGAGAACGTTACGGAGTTCGTGTACGTTACCCAAGAGAATTACGTGGCAATCCAGAAGACATTAAAGATATTTATATTCCTGTAGAAAAAGGGAGTCCTGTGCCATTAAGTGAGTTGGCAACGATTCGTTATGAACAAGGTCCGCAGGTAATAAAAAGTGAAGACACCTTTTTAGTCGGTTATGTTTTGTTTGATAAAATTGACGGTTTTGCAGAAGTAGCGGTGGTAGAAAATGCACAAGCCTTATTTCAGCAGAAAATAGATTCAGGAGAATTAATTGTTCCTAAAGGAATCAGTTATAAGTTCACAGGAACGTATGAAAATCAATTACGTGCAGAAAAAACATTGGCTATTGTAGTTCCTTTGGCGTTGGCTATCATCTTTTTAATCTTGTACTTTCAGTTTAAATCAGTGACTACTTCATTAATGGTGTTTACCGGAATTGCAGTAGCATTTGCGGGTGGTTTTATTATGATTTGGTTATACGGTCAAGATTGGTTTTTTAATTTTAGTTTCTTTGGCGAGAATATGCGAGATCTTTTCAATATGAAAACTATCAATTTAAGTGTAGCTGTTTGGGTTGGTTTTATAGCCTTATTCGGAATTGCAACAGATGATGGTGTTGTTATGGCAACCTATCTTACACAAACTTTTGATCGTGAAAAACCTTCGGATAAAATGAGCATTAGAGCTTCGGCCTTAGAAGCTGCTAAAAAACGAATTCGCCCGTGTTTAATGACTACAGTTACTACCATTTTAGCCTTGTTACCAGTTTTAACATCCACAGGAAAAGGAAGCGATATTATGATTCCGATGGCAATTCCAATTTTTGGAGGAATGGTGATTGATATCACTTCTTACTTTATTGTTCCGGTTTTATATAGCTGGAGAGAAGAGGTTAAGTTAAAAAGAGTGAAAAGTTTAAAGTGA
- the aroC gene encoding chorismate synthase — protein MSFNSFGNLLKVTTYGESHGTAIGGVIDGFPAGLEVDFEAIQNELDRRKPGQSKIVTQRKEPDTVEFLSGIFEGKTTGTSIGFIIRNTNQKSKDYNHNTNVYRPSHADFTYDKKFGNRDYRGGGRSSARETANWVVAGALAKQLIASMNINAFTSSVGDIFIDKPYQDLDFSKTESNIVRCPDEDSAEKMINKIQEIRKAGDTIGGTVTCVAQNVPVGLGEPIFQKLHAQLGSAMLSINAVKGFEFGSGFCGAKMKGSDHNDVFNEDGSTQSNLSGGIQGGISNGMDIYFRVAFKPVATIMSSQQTINSEYEVTEITGKGRHDPCVVPRAVPIVEAMTALVLADFWLLNKTRQI, from the coding sequence ATGTCATTTAATTCCTTTGGAAATTTATTAAAAGTAACAACGTATGGAGAATCTCATGGAACTGCTATTGGCGGAGTCATAGATGGGTTCCCAGCAGGATTAGAGGTAGATTTTGAAGCAATTCAAAATGAGTTAGATAGGCGTAAACCTGGGCAATCTAAAATTGTTACACAGCGTAAAGAACCAGATACCGTCGAGTTTCTTTCAGGTATTTTTGAAGGAAAAACAACAGGTACTTCTATTGGCTTTATTATTAGAAACACCAATCAAAAATCTAAAGATTACAACCACAATACCAATGTCTATAGACCTTCTCATGCAGATTTTACATATGATAAAAAGTTTGGAAACAGAGATTATAGAGGTGGCGGAAGAAGTTCTGCACGTGAAACCGCCAATTGGGTAGTTGCTGGTGCTTTAGCAAAACAGCTTATTGCAAGCATGAATATAAATGCATTTACATCTTCTGTAGGAGATATTTTTATAGATAAACCGTATCAAGATTTAGATTTTTCTAAAACAGAGAGTAATATTGTGCGTTGTCCGGATGAAGATTCTGCAGAGAAAATGATCAATAAGATACAGGAAATCAGAAAAGCAGGAGATACTATTGGAGGTACCGTAACTTGTGTTGCCCAAAATGTACCTGTAGGATTAGGAGAACCTATATTTCAAAAATTACACGCACAATTAGGTAGTGCAATGTTATCTATAAATGCAGTAAAAGGTTTTGAATTTGGAAGTGGTTTTTGTGGCGCAAAAATGAAAGGTTCAGATCATAACGATGTTTTTAATGAAGATGGCTCTACACAATCTAATTTATCTGGAGGTATACAAGGAGGTATAAGTAATGGCATGGATATTTACTTTAGAGTTGCTTTTAAACCTGTTGCCACCATAATGAGCTCTCAACAAACCATAAACTCAGAATATGAAGTTACAGAAATTACAGGTAAAGGTCGTCATGACCCTTGTGTAGTACCAAGAGCTGTGCCTATTGTAGAAGCTATGACAGCTTTAGTATTAGCTGACTTTTGGTTATTAAATAAAACGAGACAAATATAG
- a CDS encoding heparan-alpha-glucosaminide N-acetyltransferase domain-containing protein, giving the protein MDINRLYFIDIVRAFAILMMLQGHFIDTLLDTSYRDLNHPIFIIWSYFRGITAPTFFTISGLIFTYLLLKAKEKGLEKQRMVKGITRGFFLIGIGYLLRIPFFCWLAGKFDPYFLIIDVLQIIGLSLILIICFYFICNKKTILFSIVTLLFGFTIFITEPLYRNLNLTSIPIFLNNYVSKTNGSVFTIIPWSGYVCFGAFLATIFNKNVFKKSFKKIIITSFTIFGGILIFYSSDILVYFSKLFRNQLLMDSASYNYLFTRLGNVLLIFSFFYGLEKYFKKPLILKVGQQTLSIYVIHFIIIYGSFTGYGLNSIIGKNLTPMQAIPGAILFLVTVCLLSFYYAKTNTFLYLNLRKLFHKLKLKA; this is encoded by the coding sequence ATGGATATAAATAGATTATATTTTATTGATATTGTTAGGGCTTTTGCTATCTTAATGATGCTACAAGGGCATTTTATTGATACACTTTTAGATACTTCTTATCGAGATTTAAATCATCCTATTTTTATTATTTGGTCATACTTTAGAGGTATTACAGCTCCAACTTTTTTTACTATTTCTGGATTAATTTTCACTTATCTTTTATTAAAAGCAAAAGAGAAAGGATTAGAAAAGCAAAGAATGGTAAAAGGAATAACTAGGGGGTTCTTTTTAATTGGTATTGGTTATTTATTAAGAATTCCTTTTTTTTGTTGGTTAGCCGGAAAATTTGATCCTTACTTTTTGATCATTGATGTACTACAAATAATAGGATTAAGTCTTATATTAATTATATGTTTCTATTTTATCTGTAATAAAAAAACAATACTTTTTTCTATAGTAACATTACTCTTTGGCTTTACTATATTTATTACAGAACCTTTGTATAGAAACTTAAACCTAACCTCTATTCCCATATTTTTAAACAATTATGTTTCTAAAACCAATGGATCTGTATTTACAATTATTCCTTGGTCTGGTTATGTCTGTTTTGGTGCATTTTTAGCAACAATTTTTAATAAAAATGTATTTAAAAAAAGTTTTAAAAAAATAATTATTACTTCTTTTACCATTTTTGGAGGTATTCTAATTTTTTACTCCTCAGATATACTTGTTTACTTCTCAAAACTATTTCGCAACCAATTATTAATGGATTCGGCTAGCTATAACTACTTGTTTACTAGACTAGGAAATGTATTACTGATTTTTTCTTTTTTTTACGGATTAGAAAAATATTTTAAAAAACCGTTAATTTTAAAAGTAGGACAACAAACACTGTCAATTTATGTTATTCATTTCATAATTATTTATGGCAGCTTTACGGGGTATGGATTAAATAGTATAATTGGTAAAAACTTAACTCCAATGCAAGCAATACCTGGGGCAATACTATTCTTAGTAACTGTTTGTTTATTATCTTTTTATTACGCAAAAACAAATACTTTTTTATATTTAAATTTAAGAAAACTCTTTCATAAATTGAAACTAAAAGCATAA
- a CDS encoding carboxylesterase family protein, translated as MKALLSFFLILFFLSSFSQERYLEKNTKFSKRTYTYHRIKKEKNLKFEFYKPKKRTGKVPLLIYVHGGGFSGGDRKDKIATDFAEEMVQYGYAVASISYRLTMKNKGFGCKIKSALKIEAFNDVSQDISYAVKYFLRRKNKFKIDTDKIILVGSSAGAEAVLNLAYVYSNKILNPNFKFAGVIAMSGAVTSIDKITIETAIPTQLFHGVQDNLVPYNIDSHHYCKLKSVGYLNLFGSKAIAGKLKSINKPYYLYSVKNGNHSWNARPIYQCKKEIIDFLYYDVLNRKNRQIETTI; from the coding sequence ATGAAAGCACTATTATCTTTTTTTTTAATTTTATTTTTTTTGTCCAGCTTTTCTCAAGAAAGGTACTTAGAAAAGAATACTAAATTCTCTAAGAGAACGTATACTTATCATCGAATAAAAAAAGAGAAAAATTTGAAGTTCGAATTTTATAAACCTAAAAAAAGAACCGGAAAAGTTCCTTTATTAATATATGTTCATGGAGGAGGTTTTTCTGGTGGTGATAGAAAAGATAAAATTGCAACAGATTTTGCCGAAGAAATGGTACAATATGGCTATGCAGTAGCTTCCATTTCATACAGGTTAACCATGAAAAACAAAGGTTTTGGTTGTAAGATAAAATCAGCATTAAAAATAGAAGCATTTAACGATGTGTCTCAAGATATAAGTTATGCTGTAAAATATTTTTTACGTCGTAAAAACAAGTTTAAAATAGATACTGATAAAATAATTTTAGTGGGTTCTAGTGCAGGTGCTGAAGCCGTTTTAAATTTAGCATATGTTTATAGCAATAAAATTTTAAATCCAAATTTTAAATTTGCAGGTGTTATTGCTATGTCTGGTGCTGTAACTTCTATTGACAAAATAACAATAGAAACAGCAATTCCTACACAGTTATTTCATGGCGTACAAGATAATTTAGTTCCTTATAACATAGATTCTCATCATTATTGTAAGTTAAAATCTGTAGGCTATTTAAATCTTTTTGGTTCTAAAGCAATTGCAGGTAAATTAAAGTCAATAAATAAACCCTATTATTTGTACAGCGTAAAAAATGGAAATCATAGTTGGAATGCTAGACCTATTTATCAATGTAAAAAAGAGATTATAGATTTTTTATATTATGATGTTTTAAATCGGAAAAATAGACAGATAGAAACAACAATTTAG
- a CDS encoding DUF3467 domain-containing protein gives MEENTNKDGQINIELDQEIAEGTYSNLAIINHSMSEFIVDFINIMPGVPKAKVKSRIILTPQHAKRLTQALADNVRKFEEQHGEIRDYEQPPIPMNFGPTGQA, from the coding sequence ATGGAAGAAAATACAAACAAAGACGGACAAATAAATATTGAGTTAGATCAAGAAATTGCGGAAGGTACATATTCTAATTTAGCAATTATTAATCATTCTATGTCAGAATTTATTGTAGATTTTATTAATATCATGCCAGGTGTACCCAAGGCAAAAGTAAAATCTAGAATTATATTAACCCCACAACATGCAAAAAGGTTAACACAAGCTTTGGCAGATAATGTTAGAAAGTTTGAAGAGCAGCATGGTGAAATTAGAGATTATGAACAACCTCCAATTCCTATGAATTTTGGACCCACAGGTCAAGCATAA